The nucleotide window GTTTTGTTAGCCGCGTCTAGAGCACTATATAGGCGTTCTTCTTCCTGCTTTATCTCTTCTATGATCTTAGTGTATCTATCTTTTGATATGTCACCTTCCAAATATAGCTCTTCCGCACGCTCTTTTTTTAGCTTTAACCGGTCCAGTTGCTTTTGTATCTCTTCGGGCTGTAAAGTTTGTTTGCTAGGTTCCACCCCAAGCTCCGACTCTGCCAATTCTAGGGCGTCTAAAAAAGCATCTTCGATTACATCCTCTGCGATAATCTGAGTGTCACACGTTCCAAAGGCGAATCGGCCACGGCATTTATAAAAGCGCCGCATCCCATTTTTTGTTTTCTTAAAAGCCCCCGTAAAAGGGTAGCCGCATTTCTCACATTTTGCCACCCCCGAAAACGGATAAAAATTATTTGACCTGAAAGCCTGCGTACTTCTTGACGCCATTAGTTTTTGTATATCCTTAAAGTCCTCTACTTTAACCAAAGGCACAAACCCCTCCTGATTAATAGGGGTTAATATTTCCTCTCCTGTTTTTTTGCGGATTCCGGTTGAAAAAGTTTCATAGTTCCATCGTACTAATCCCGCGTATATCGGATTTCTAAGAACATACCGGACTGAAAAATCGCTCCATGCCTTGCCTTTTTTAGTGCGGGAGCCTTTTTGATTTAGCTCTTTTGCCAACGTTTGAGAGCCGACTGCTCCGTACCGTTCAAAGATATATTTAACCCATTTTGCCTCATCTTTGTTTACAATCAAGTTGCCGTCCACTAAATCATACCCATAGGGTGCGGGGGCGCCGTTACGTTCGCCCTGTTCTGCTTTTTTTGTCATCCCTAGATGTACCCGCTCCGCTATTGTTTCCCGCTCCCACTGGGCCAGTGTTGCAATAAGGGTAATGAAAAGCCTGCCGGTAGCTGATGTTGTATCAAATACCTCTGTTGCGGATTTGAACTTCACATCATACTTTTCCATCAGTTGTAACATTTCGTGCAGATCTACCACTGATCGGACGAATCTATCTAAGCGGTAAACTAATATTACATCAAATTTTTTCTTTTTAATATCTTTAATTAACCTTTGCATTTCCGGACGATCTATATTCTTAGCTGAAAACCCTTCATCGCAATAGTCATCGACTATATTCCATCCTTGAGATTCCGCATAGGCTTGCAGGCGGAGGCGTTGTGCCTCTAAGGAAAACCCTTCTTCCGCCTGCATATCTGTTGACACCCTGCGGTATATTACACAGCGTATGGGCTAACACCTCCTAAACGTTTATAACAATCTTTTTAAGCTTGCCGATTATTTTGACTTCCGTAGGCGGAGCTAGAATTGGCGGATAACTAGGGTTTTCGGACTGCAGTATCAACTGTTTGCCGTTAAAGTATACTCGCTTTAACACTACCTCTTCGCCACCGATTAAAACTGCAGCTATCTCACCATTTTCCACCTCTGGCTGCTTTCTTATCAGTAATAAATCACCATCATAT belongs to Desulfofalx alkaliphila DSM 12257 and includes:
- a CDS encoding recombinase family protein, with the protein product MRCVIYRRVSTDMQAEEGFSLEAQRLRLQAYAESQGWNIVDDYCDEGFSAKNIDRPEMQRLIKDIKKKKFDVILVYRLDRFVRSVVDLHEMLQLMEKYDVKFKSATEVFDTTSATGRLFITLIATLAQWERETIAERVHLGMTKKAEQGERNGAPAPYGYDLVDGNLIVNKDEAKWVKYIFERYGAVGSQTLAKELNQKGSRTKKGKAWSDFSVRYVLRNPIYAGLVRWNYETFSTGIRKKTGEEILTPINQEGFVPLVKVEDFKDIQKLMASRSTQAFRSNNFYPFSGVAKCEKCGYPFTGAFKKTKNGMRRFYKCRGRFAFGTCDTQIIAEDVIEDAFLDALELAESELGVEPSKQTLQPEEIQKQLDRLKLKKERAEELYLEGDISKDRYTKIIEEIKQEEERLYSALDAANKTFSVEQLKQYIRDIKTEWPHFSYETKKQAVHSLFDTLTIRLLEKADPGKRKKARIKIVDYKLI